The Labilibaculum sp. sequence ACACAAATTGAAACGCTGAATTTACCAAACCTAAATTTACTTTTCAACACACCCTACACTACCAATAACGATGTTGACATCACTTTTGACATTGATATTAAAGATAATGGAGGTCTCATCAGCGGAACAGGTGATCTGGGAATTAACCTAACTGTTCAGAACATCAATTTTCAATTGGCAAAAGGTGATTTTGGAAATCAAATCATTACTCTCGATGCCGGAAACTTTGACATGAATGTTGATTTTTGGGATGATATTGAAGGTGATTACCAATTTGCTGATCCCCACATTAATCTTATCATGGAAAACTCGGTTGGAGTTCCGTTCCAAATTAATGCCGACATTACCGGCTACGCAACAGATGGAACTGCAGCCTCATTAAATCCGGATGCATTGCAACCTGCCTATCCTGATAAAGTATCTGTTACAAATCCGTTAACGATCGATGCAATATCAGAAACAATAACCTATGACAAAAACAATTCCGGTATTGTAGATTTAATGGCTCTGCCACCATCAGACAGATTGGAATATTTTGGAAATATTGCTTTAAACCCAACCGGCGCCATTGCTCCAACACCAACAACTCCAAACATCATCAGCAGCAGTTCTGCAATTAATGTAGATATTGAAATTGATGTTCCTTTGGATTTTACGGCAACAAATCTGATGCTTAGAGATACAGTAAACGACATTGACATTAGCGATGCAGATAAAATTATGAATGCTGCCGTGGTTATCGTTACTGAAAACGGTTATCCGCTCGACATAACAATTGATAAAATTTACTTTACCGATGCTGCTTACCATGTAATTGATTCCATTTCGGACAATCAAGTTATTGAGGCGGCAAGCGTATTTACATCTGGTGCCAATATCGGCGAAGTTGATCCTGCCTCAGTAAAAGAGGTGGAGCATCAAATACAATTAAACCAAAGTCAGATAAAAAACCTGAACCAAACCAAAAACCTAATTATAAACGCTGGCGTAAGTACCGAAAATGGTGGCGTTCCTGTTAAGCTAAAGGGCAGTTACGAACTCAAATTCACCCTTTCGGTACAGGCTCAAATCGATCTTAATAACTAAGCACCCAGACACTCCACTATGATTAAATTTATATACAAAACATCTATAGCAGGATTGATATTTCTGTTTTTATCTGTTTCGGCTTCAGCCCAAAAAATGAACAACACTTTGTATTTAATGCAAAATGTTCCTCAGTCAAATCAGTTGAATCCGGCCATTCAACCCGAATGCAAAGTTTTCGTTGGCTTTCCGGCGCTGAGTTCAATTTATCTGAATTACAGCAACAGCAGCTTTGCTTACAGCGATATAATTAAAGATGGTACAGGAATCAGAAAAGATTCTTTAGTTGTTGATATCAATAGCTTTCACGATGCATTGCAAACAACCAATTTTGTGTCGCAGCAATTTGAACTGACTCTTTTTGCCCTCGGAATACGCGCAAAAGATTACTTTTTCACACTGGATGTGATTGAGAAGGAAGATTCCCGTTTCAGTTTCGATCAGGAAATGGTGACATTTTTGAAAGACGGCAACGCCTCATACAGAGGAAAAACTGCAAACTGGGGCGGACTGGGATTGGATGCAAGTTACTATCACGAAGTTGCTCTGGGTGTATCGAAAAAAATAAACGACAAATGGACGGTTGGTATCAAAGGAAAAATGCTGTTTGGTATAGCCAACATGCACATGGAAGATTCCGACATGTCCGTATTCACCTCTGCTTCCGGTAACGAGATTGTTTTAAATTCGGAACACCGTCTTCGTGTTTCCATGCCAATTAATCAAATCGGTTTGGATGCGGACGGATATGTGAATGACATTGACATTGATGGTGATGATTACGATGCAGATTTCTTCGCAAATACCGATAACAAAGGTTTTGCGGTTGATTTGGGTATGACTTACCAAATGGATGAAAAAACCCGCTTATATGCAAGTATATTGGACATTGGATCGATTAACTGGAAAACGGATGGTCATGAATTCTCTCAGAAAGGTTCGTTTACCTGGACAGGAGCCGACTGGTCGCAATCGGGAAATTCCAATGATCCAAACTATCGCGAAATTGAAGATGTGTTTGAAGACCTTACTGATTCTATTGCTGATGAATTTCGCGTGTCAAACGGAATAGATTCTTACAGAGTAGGACTTCCTGCCAAAATTTATTTAGGCGGAACACACGACCTTAACAAAAGAGTGAATGTAGGTGCATTAAGCAGAACCGAAATTTTTAACGGCAAAATACAATCGTCATTAACACTCTCAGCCAACGCACGTTTTTTCAGAAATCTAAGTACCACTTTAAGTTATTCGGTGGTAAACAACTCGTACAATAACATTGGATTTGGATTGGCAACAAAGTTAGGCCCAACACAGTTTTATGTGGTGAGCGACAATGTAATGGCGGCCCTTAAACCAAATACTGCTCACTTGGCAAATATTCGTTTCGGAATCAACTTTTTGTTTGGATGTAAAGACAAAACAAAGAACAAAAACTCATGCTCTTTCGAGGATGAAATTAAAAACAAAAAGAAGCCATTGTACAAATAAATAAAACGTTTTTTTTACTCCAATAACGGAGAGTTTACATCAATTTGAATTCGAGACTGCCTTGCGGGGCAGTCTTTTTTTTTGATATTAATAAGGATGTTACACCAACTTAATAAGTCTGAAACCCGCGCGCAGGCTAGGTGATTATAGCGCAGGAAGGGGTCAAATGCTGCAGAAAGAGGTGATTTACCCGCAGAATTACATATTTTGCCACAGAACGTATTGATTTACCCGCAGAACGGACTAATTGTGCCGCAGAACGTATTGATTTGCCTGCAGAAGGGCATATAAAACCCACAGATTTCTCTGATTGTACCGCAGAACAGAATTTTTTGACTCAGAGAAACAACAACAGAACATAGGACGGACAATTCCTGTCAAAAAAACAATTTACCACGAAGAAAAAGTTCATAACTTCCCGTTATTGATTTGGTTATAAAACATTAGAACCAAACGACAAGAGGAATTTCACCTGATAAATGATACCATGCGTTAAGGATTGCAGTGGAAACCCCACAGCGAAGAATGAGCGAGGAGTTGCAGCGAAAAGCCCGCCCGAAGGGAACGCCCAAAAGCAAATGCCGAAGAACATCAAAAAAAAAAATGAAATGCTTATATTTGCCTTTCAAAAGAAAAGAATATGGCATTTATAAAATTTATAATCATAGCTGTTGGGATCTACTACATATTAAAGTGGATTTTGAAAGCAATATTCCCGTTTTTGGTGAAGAAAACCTTCGATAAAATGCAGGAACAAGCCAAACAGCAGCAGCAGCAAACAAAAAAAGAAGGTGAAGTAACCATTGACAAACCATCGGGTAAAACAGGCGATCCACACAAAAAAGATGTGGGCGACTATGTTGATTTCGAAGAAGTGGATGATTAAATGGTAAGCGAATAGCTATTGGTAGTTGGCCTTTAGCTTTTTAACATTCCACTCACCTAAATTTATTATTCAAAATATCTATAAAAACGCTATAAATTAATTGGATGTAAATCCATTGAATCGTATTTTTGCCTTTCCTTTTTGGAAATTATACAATGCTAATAGCCAATGGCTAAAAGCTAATAGCTTAAAAAATTAACCTCAAAATATAAGATTTATGGCTCAGGAAGATGTTTTCAAAAAACTGGTAGCTCATTGTAAAGAATACGGATTCGTGTTTCAATCATCGGAAATTTATGATGGATTGAGTGCTGTATATGACTATGCGCAGCTGGGAGTTGAATTGAAAAACAATATTAAAAAATACTGGTGGGATTCAATGGTGAAACTGCACGAAAATGTAGTGGGTATCGATTCGGCTATTTTTATGCATCCTACTATTTGGAAAGCTTCGGGCCACGTTGATGCTTTTAACGATCCGTTGATTGACAATAAAGATTCGAAGAAACGATACCGGGCTGATGTTTTAATTGAGGATTTGCTGGCCAAATTAGAAGGCAAAATGGACAAGGAAGTAGAGAAAGCACAGAAGAAATTTGGTGAAAGTTTCGACGAGGCTCAATTTCGTGCAACCAACCCCCGTGTATTGGCAAACAAAGAAAAGATGGATGCTGTACATGCCCGTTTTGTTGAGGCTCTGGATAAGAATGACCTGGACGAATTGAAGCAGATTATTGTTGACAATGAAATTGTTTGTCCAATTTCAGGATCTAAAAACTGGACTGATGTTCGTCAGTTCAACCTGATGTTTTCGACTGATATGGGTTCTACTGCCGACGGAAGCAGTAAAATTTATCTTCGCCCGGAAACGGCACAGGGTATTTTCGTGAACTACCTGAATGTTCAGAAAACGGGTCGTATGAAGATTCCTTTCGGAATTGCTCAGATTGGTAAAGCATTTCGTAACGAGATTGTGGCACGTCAGTTTATTTTCCGTATGCGTGAATTCGAACAAATGGAGCTTCAGTTCTTTGTTCGTCCAGGTGAGGAAATGAAATGGTTCGATGCCTGGAAAGAAACCCGTATGAGCTGGCACAAAGCGCTTGGTTTTGGTGAAGAAAAATACCGTTTTCACGATCACGATAAATTGGCTCATTACGCCAATGCAGCTACCGATGTTGAATTTAAATTTCCATTCGGATTTAAAGAGGTGGAAGGAATTCATTCCCGTACCGATTTTGATTTGAGTCAGCATCAGGAATATTCAGGTAAGAAAATTCAGTATTTCGATCCTGAATTGAACAAAAGCTACGTTCCTTACGTAGTTGAAACTTCGATTGGAGTTGACCGTATGTTTCTTCAAATCATGTCGGAAGCCTATCAGGAAGAGAAAATTGAGAAAGAAGATGGGAAAGTTGACGAACGCGTGGTACTTAAATTGCCTCTTGCTTTGGCTCCGGTTAAACTTTGCGTGATGCCATTGGTGAAAAAAGACGGTCTTCCGGAAAAAGCCCGTGAAATTATCAACGACCTGAAATTTGATTTCAACTGTCAGTACGACGAAAAAGACTCAATCGGTAAGCGTTACCGTCGTCAGGATGCCATTGGTACTCCTTTTTGTGTAACTGTTGATCATCAGTCATTGGAGGACAATACGGTAACTATCCGTCACCGCGACAGCATGGAACAGGAACGTGTTGAAATCTCAAAATTGTATGATATTATTGAAGATCATGTAAGCATGAAAAAATTATTCAAGCAATTGAAATAAAAAGAGTAGACAGGAGATGTTAGCTTTGAGATTTTAGATTTATTTCCAAACTCAGGATTAACGGAACGAATCAACTAAATAGACATTAAAATGGCCATTCTTTTGCAGGATGGCCATTTTTTTTGCAGGTATAACGGCCTCTTTTCCTAAAGGAAAAATCTTATGCTTAAATCGAACTATTAATTCCTAATTCATCACTCATAATTCATATTTATTGTACTTTAGCTCTTCCTTTCTAATGGAAAACAAACGAACTAAATCACACACCAGCTAATGAAAAACTTACTGAGCTTACTACTTATTTTAATCGTATCCGCCTATCAAGGCATTGCCTGCACAACAGCCGTCATCTCGGGCAAATACACGAAAGATGGTCGTCCAATGATATGGAAACTACGCGACACTGAAAATTTCGAAAACAAACTGAACTATTTCACCGATGGAAAATTTCCTTATATCGGCATGATCAACTCCAATGATGAAAAGGGCGAACAGGTTTGGGGCGGTTCCAATTCCGAAGGTTTTGCTATTATGAACAGCGCATCATTCAACGTGAACCTGACAGATACCACTTCCTTTAAGGATCAGGAAGGTTATTTTATGAAGCTTGCCCTGCAAACCTGTGCTAATCTGGAAGATTTTGAGCAATTGCTTACAAACAGACCAAAACCAATGGGCTTGGCGGCTCATTTCGGTGTATTGGATGCTGAAGGAAACGTCGCTTTTTACGAAGTGAACAATCACACATTCACCAAGTTTGATGCCAACGATCCGGCTCAGGCTCCTAACGGATACATCCTAAGAACCAATTTCTCCTTTACCGGAAAAAAAGACATTGGATATGGTTTTATCCGTTTTCAAACAGCTCAGGATTTGTTCTATCAGGCCGATGCTTGTGGAAATTTAAATGCTCAAACCATTATTCAGGATTTTTCGAGGTGTTTAAAACA is a genomic window containing:
- a CDS encoding DUF5723 family protein, with the protein product MIKFIYKTSIAGLIFLFLSVSASAQKMNNTLYLMQNVPQSNQLNPAIQPECKVFVGFPALSSIYLNYSNSSFAYSDIIKDGTGIRKDSLVVDINSFHDALQTTNFVSQQFELTLFALGIRAKDYFFTLDVIEKEDSRFSFDQEMVTFLKDGNASYRGKTANWGGLGLDASYYHEVALGVSKKINDKWTVGIKGKMLFGIANMHMEDSDMSVFTSASGNEIVLNSEHRLRVSMPINQIGLDADGYVNDIDIDGDDYDADFFANTDNKGFAVDLGMTYQMDEKTRLYASILDIGSINWKTDGHEFSQKGSFTWTGADWSQSGNSNDPNYREIEDVFEDLTDSIADEFRVSNGIDSYRVGLPAKIYLGGTHDLNKRVNVGALSRTEIFNGKIQSSLTLSANARFFRNLSTTLSYSVVNNSYNNIGFGLATKLGPTQFYVVSDNVMAALKPNTAHLANIRFGINFLFGCKDKTKNKNSCSFEDEIKNKKKPLYK
- a CDS encoding DUF4834 family protein; translated protein: MAFIKFIIIAVGIYYILKWILKAIFPFLVKKTFDKMQEQAKQQQQQTKKEGEVTIDKPSGKTGDPHKKDVGDYVDFEEVDD
- a CDS encoding glycine--tRNA ligase, with product MAQEDVFKKLVAHCKEYGFVFQSSEIYDGLSAVYDYAQLGVELKNNIKKYWWDSMVKLHENVVGIDSAIFMHPTIWKASGHVDAFNDPLIDNKDSKKRYRADVLIEDLLAKLEGKMDKEVEKAQKKFGESFDEAQFRATNPRVLANKEKMDAVHARFVEALDKNDLDELKQIIVDNEIVCPISGSKNWTDVRQFNLMFSTDMGSTADGSSKIYLRPETAQGIFVNYLNVQKTGRMKIPFGIAQIGKAFRNEIVARQFIFRMREFEQMELQFFVRPGEEMKWFDAWKETRMSWHKALGFGEEKYRFHDHDKLAHYANAATDVEFKFPFGFKEVEGIHSRTDFDLSQHQEYSGKKIQYFDPELNKSYVPYVVETSIGVDRMFLQIMSEAYQEEKIEKEDGKVDERVVLKLPLALAPVKLCVMPLVKKDGLPEKAREIINDLKFDFNCQYDEKDSIGKRYRRQDAIGTPFCVTVDHQSLEDNTVTIRHRDSMEQERVEISKLYDIIEDHVSMKKLFKQLK
- a CDS encoding carcinine hydrolase/isopenicillin-N N-acyltransferase family protein — encoded protein: MKNLLSLLLILIVSAYQGIACTTAVISGKYTKDGRPMIWKLRDTENFENKLNYFTDGKFPYIGMINSNDEKGEQVWGGSNSEGFAIMNSASFNVNLTDTTSFKDQEGYFMKLALQTCANLEDFEQLLTNRPKPMGLAAHFGVLDAEGNVAFYEVNNHTFTKFDANDPAQAPNGYILRTNFSFTGKKDIGYGFIRFQTAQDLFYQADACGNLNAQTIIQDFSRCLKHAVLKKDFRQEFKSTPYGAHFINSDDMITRHGSSSMILIEGVKKGEATDMNTIWTQIGFPDTSIALPVWVKGGNNLPKVLTAEGSANCPLNKMALNLKHRCYPISRSAGYKYLNVSELINSGKTGIIQQLEFAEIKIFQNTSHSINEWLKNQPTTTQIQEYYNWLDEYTNLTYQMLGN